The Phaseolus vulgaris cultivar G19833 chromosome 5, P. vulgaris v2.0, whole genome shotgun sequence genomic interval TTACATAATCATCAAAATTAGTAGCAGTTTTAGTTCTAGATGACCTCCTAGGCTGATTAGCGGGTTCTGCATTGTACTGATGTTTGTCGTTCAGGGTGCCTCCATTCTCGGATGGATTTAGAGTAGCATCAGGTTCTGTGATTtatttatggacgtgcctccttacctgggcgcaaacaacatatgaaagtacttgtgtgaattttttcagtgcaatatggacccagaataaaattgcaaaaagtagggcaaaatttcacaagttttggtagaagatagccttggtttgcacaaaatttttgaaaaattctcccgaaatagttttttcctgaaattcaacgtaagaatctcgactgaacttgggacaaaacgcgacaaatttcaggtcaaatggatgagtattgacctaggaaaaaaatcaaacagtttcacacacaaacgaaccttcctttcagctctggcagtggtgaataaaaagtttattgcgaatcttgtgggacgaatttaagaatcaaatcttagccaaaactcaatagacacagtgatgAATGTCTGCGAAAATTTTTGAAATCTCGACttgtgcaaacaacatatgaaagtacttgtgtgaatctcgactgaatttgggacaaaatgcgacaaatttcaggtcaaacggatgagtattgacCTGTTTGACCTaggaaaaatatcaaacagtttcacacacaaacgaacattCCTTTTAGCTCTGGCAGTGgtgaataaaaagtttattgcgaatcttgtgggacgaatttgggaaTCAAATCatagccaaaactcaatagacacagcgACGAAtttctggtaaaaatttcatagcAAAATACCCAAAGAGTAAGGTGTAGTAAGTCCCATACCCagggtgaacaaaactggttttccgaaaagaaAACATCCTGGTCGTTTATTTGTTTTACTATAAACAAATTAGAATGATATTCTTGATTTCTTTAAGTAGTAGCAAGCTAAGCATGCGTAAACCATAGTTTTGTTTGAAACATGTGAGAGAATATATAATTAGAAGTCGCCTTTAAGCTAAACCAACTTATAAGATAAtgtttgcacctacttatatattatgaaatgttctaatttctaatcgatgtgggatcttTAAGAAATACACATTGATTGAAGATTGATTCATGAAATGGAAATTCAAAATACAGAAATCAAAAACATATATTGTTGATAAGAGCATCATTATAAATTCAAACTGTTACAAGAACAAGAATAAAAATGTCATGAGGAAACAATAGCTTTACCTTTCAGACAGTGGCTAATGTGGGAATAGGACGCAACTCATAGTCATGGAATTTTGGTCCAACATTCTGACGAATGAGGACAAGGGGAATATGCTTGATCACTGAATAATCTTGTCCACCCTTTTCTGGATCAATGCTTTCTACCAATTCAGGTGGCATATCAGCAAAGCCAAGAAACTGAAGGTTTTTCAAGTGTTTGAGGCCATGAGGCACCACCTTCATTTGGGGGTTATCTTTAAATCTGAAGTGCTCAAGACCAAGCAAAGCTCCTTCATCTATAGACAAAGAACTTAATCTGCTTAGTCTAGTAAGATCCACTTCCTTCAACCTTGGAAAACCTCCTCCTCTGAAGTGCAAACTTTCACCAACATATGCATCATCCCACATATTCAGCCGCAACAGATTTGGCAAATCTTGCAGTGAGTCCAGTGGATCTCCTTCCAAATTTGATAAACCAAGCCTTAACTTCACAAGATACTTAAGTTTTGGAATCCAATCAGGCAACTTTGTAACTCTAGCTTTCAAATTCAACACCTGAAGGTAGGGTGGTGGAGTTGATGCAAAGTTCAAGTCAATGATTTCATCCTTAGTTTTAGCACTTACATTGAGAGATTCAAGGTGGCTCATCTCTCCTATTGCACTAGATAATGCATTTGAGTATTCTGTTTGCACTCGCCTTATACCTAACTTCCTTAACTGTTTCAACATCTTGAGCTCTTGCATAAGGTCTAATCCACCATGATCAGCCTCCAAAAAGTACAGCTTTTGTAAGGATTTCAAGCATCCAATACCCTTTTCCATTTTCACCCCAGTTGTGAAATTCAACATAGAGTACTGTCCTTCATATTTTCTGTAGTAGACTGGAAGAAGTCGTAGCTTTGTGAGGTTTTTTATCTCTCTTGGTAGTACTTGCACCTGTGTTTGTCTTAAATCCAATGTTTCCAAGTTCAGCAACTTTCCAATGGATCTTGGAAGAACCTCTACTTTTGTATGACTCAAGTTCAAGTACCTCAGGTGGAAAAGATTCCCCAAATTATTAGGAACATGATTCAacaaagttctttcaaaatcaAGAACTTTCAAAAGCTTAAACTTGGCAGATAATCTACCAACAAAATCTTCAGGCAATTCACTTCTGGTGAAAACATAAATAGCACGAATGCCCAAGTTACTAGTTTTCCTCAGCACATTGTTGGAACAAGTAGCTATGGAAAACCTTCTAGTTATTCCAACACTGTCTAGTTCATCATCTTCATGCATTAAGTGGCAAAAACTTAACTCATTCATCTTTCTAATGATGACTTCACGCAATAAATCATGGATCTGACAAGTTTTAACTTTACCATCAAAGCCAACTCTGGAAACTTGAACCAAACTTCTACCTATTAACTGTGTCAAGTAGTCTTCAGCAACATCCTCCATAGGCCTTATCTCCTCATTTTTTACCAACCCTTCAGCCATCCATTGCCTGGTCAATCTCTTGCGACTGATGGAGTAGTCCTCAGGATACAGACCAAAATACAACATGCATGATCTCAAATTGTGAGGAAGATCATCATAACTAAGAGATAAAATCCATTTCAAACTATTTAAATGTGTATTGTGCTCTAGCTCCATTCTCAGATTCTCACATACCTTACTCCATTCAAACATGGTTTTTGCTTTTGTTGCCAAAAGACCACCAAGACAAACAATTGCTAGTGGTAGCCCTCCACATTTTTCAACAATACCCTTTGACATGTCCTCAAGCTCAGTTGGACATTGTTCACCACCTGGTTCAAATCTAAATGCCTTCTTGCAGAAGAGCTCCCGTGCTTTGTTTGGAGACAGAGGTTGGAGTTTGTGAACATGAACAACAACTGATTTCTTAAAATACTCTGCAACTTGCATCATTCTAGTGGTGATGATGATTCTACCTCCTTTGTTGTTATTAGGCAAGGCATGCTGAATCTCATCGGAAAATTTTTCTTTCCAGACATCATCAAACAACACCAAATACCTCTTTGACTGAAGGTATTGCCTCACTTCTGTTACTAATGTCTCATCATCCATCTTATGCAGTCCCTTGGGAATAGGCTCATTAGCATCCTTGCAAAAATTTTGTATCATTTCTGTCAATAGCTTCCTCACAGTGTATGATTCAGAAACTGTGATAAAAGAACCACAGTGAAAGTGTCCTTtcacttttttattattgaaaactTGTTTAGCAAGAGTGGTTTTTCCAAGTCCTCCCATGCCTACCACAGAAACCAATGAGAGTTGGTCGGTTCCTTTTATCAAGCAACCGATCAATTCATCTATTGGGAGTTCTAACCCCACCACTTCAGTTTCTTCAATGAAATGTGCAGCATTTCTTGGATCACCCCATTTGAAATCTTTTGCCCCTCTAGAATTGCTTGTTGATCCATCTTCAAATGAAGATTGAAACTTGTACCTTGTTAGAAATAACACTTgcaattagaaaataaaatctcaGAAAGTTACAAAGGTGAAGGTTGAGTTACTTACTATACATTTAGAAGCATTGTTCTTGCTTATAAGCTATTATTCATTCTTATATAGCCATTGAACACTTATCATTagtattatatttatatctatttagTCTTGTCTTTAATTGACAAAGTAGTATATTTTTCTCTATTCTTGTTTTCTTTATATAAAGTTTTCCGGTTCAAAATCACTATGgaacttgacatctcaactatATTGACACCTCAACTAACAGCAATCATTCACGAAAAAATTATTCTGTTATTTAGTATAACATACCTTTCACTTCTTTCCTTGATTCCTTGAACTGCTGACTTGATATCTTGAATCTCAGATGCAATCTGGTGACGTGACTTCAAGGTTTTGATGTGGTGAGCAATCTTTTGGAGTGAAGCTATCCATGGTAGATGACGGTTGACCCTATGTGCCACATCCATTATGTATTCATCAATGACATCTTCTATGGAAAAAGATAATTCTCTCAACTGCTTCACCCATGTTTTTACTCCTTCATGATCTCCAGCTCTTCTATCTGCATCCTTTAGGAAGGCTTTGATGCTCTCTAACTCCTGTTTGATGTCTGAAAAATCATTTCCAAGGCCCTTCAacaaacttccttcttctcttaAAAGTTGGTACAGCAGTTCCAAAACAGAGGATACTGCACTATCTGCCATTTCATCTCAGTGATGTAGCTTCAAAATCTAGCATATATGATGTTTTGGTGAATTTGTGACTACCATAGCTCCTTTCATTTTGTAGATTTAGTTATGCTGCTATTTGCAACTTGTTAGAGGAATCTTTGACTTAATGCATAAAGAAAAAGTAGGAGTCTTAGGTACGTCAATAATCTATCTTGTCTAAATAATTGTGAATTCCTTATTTATGCAAGGCTTTTTAGTCCCTATATCATATATTATAgctgaaaaataaatttcatctcttaaaaaaattaatgtcatcacaattttatttaaaaagttcaatttgaagtcagattttttttttttaaattcaacgTGATcctaattttttctaaaataattcaatgtgatggttcaatttttttaaaaacaattcattgtgataataatacatatataatttaatgtaGAGTAATAGAATGAATGAgataaatctattttaataaaattcccaaagaaaaatatctttctttggtattttttatgattaattCTTTTATGAAAAGTCAATGGCTTAGGTCAACTTTCTTTATTCCATAATTAAAGAGTTGCATTGGATTCTGCTAGAATTTGAGAAGTTCTTTACTAATGGATTTATTTTTACTCTTTATTTTAGACGTGAGCAAATCAAAGTCATTTGgattacaaataattaattaaactgAATATAAAAGAATGCAATACTTTTTatgaaaaactaaattaaactatttatttaattcaattttagaaAACTGAACAACTAAAGGAAGGGATCAATGCAcaacttaaatttaaagtattatgataattgaaaataaaaaaatatttacatggTCACTCACTACTTGTTCTTTAAGTCATCTACTTTTGggaaaatttaatttgttatcaataaaattaaatcaagttgcaaattttttttttaaaatatttcaatattaaGAATGCATCCAATATATTAAGTTACATTTTCTCATTCTCATTTTAGATGAaatttctttgttgttgtcaACACTGTAACAAACTGTTATTGTAGTATCTTAAGAAAAACTATATTTATGTTGGATTAGGATTTCATTTATATGCTCTAGGGTGGGTTTACTGCATGATTTTCACTGACAAATTCTTGTGTACATCGTTGTATGAATCTTTTAACTGGTAGTATACTATCCAAATCCCATAGCTGCACAAAAGAATAATCAAGAATGTTCAGActattaatttctttattaaaatgtaatgaaGTTGGTGAAAACAAAGAACAGATTTATGACAATCACGATAATGACAACCTAGTATAAACAAGAAAAGAGGAAAAAGTTatagtaaatataatattaagaaaGTAGAACAAAAAGTACCTTTAACCTTTTATCATATGCGATACTTCCAAGGAACTTTCTATCATGAGAGAATGCTACAATACCACAAAAATTCTAAGTAAAGCTTATAACAAGTCAAGAACATGAAAACATATGCTCAAACACGAAAGAATAGGGGAGAAAACACAAAAATCAAAAATCATGAATGAAGTCACAAAATCACATCACAATAAAAATTATCGAATTCATGCTAAGgacataaaacaatatttttcatatgCAAGCTGAACAAATCACATTAAATGTTAAGAGTGGAAGAGACTATATGTTACCAAGACACTCAACCAGATACCCTGAGTGTTCAGCTATTGGGTGGACTACGAAGTTGGGAAATATCCCGAccaaactgaaaaaaaaataaaaataaacactaATATAAATGAAACAAAGAACACAACAAATAAAAGATAGATTGAAGCAGTATTCATAAAAGAGGTATAATGTTCTCCAACAACCAAAGACTGACTTGATAATCCCATTCTCTGATCCAGTAATAATTGTATCTTCATCAAGCTAAGAATAAGATCAAAGAAAGTTGATTACAAAACCTTAGaatgatattaaaatatactGAAGCTGAAATATCTGTGTTATGTTGTTGATTCACCTTCAACATTGCATGAACAGGGTGGTTCATTTCCTCCCAGGTACGACCAGCAGTGGAACTGAAACCAATTAGTTATAACATTAGTTGGAGATGTATATGAAGAAATTCAAGCTAAGGAAAACATCCAACTAATATCACTCAGCCTCTCCTCCAAATACAACATTTTGATCCTCTAATTCTGACACATTCCACATCATATACCTACTATCTTTGAAGCATTCCCATAAATACTGAAAGATTCCACGTGATGATCCGCACATAACTTTCCTACCATTCTGATCACCCAGTCAAAAAAGTAAACATCAGTCATATCATCATTTTAGAATGTTTAGCCAAATTATAAGAGTGTTGAtggaaataagaaaaaatgttttgaaaagCAAGATAAAACTATTAGCAAGAATACAAACATAAAATGtattcattaaaaatacttttttaataacacttattccataaatatttaaaaaagcaTAAAAATTGACTGCAAGTTCATGCCCTTAACTTTAATACCTGCATTAAAACAACAGACGACAACTCATAACATTCGGCTAGATCTTGCACCTTTCAATGAATCATGAAggttaaaattcataaaataaataaagagaagTAATGCTTTAAAAGGaactagaaaacaaaaacacattCAACTTACTGTACTGGTTCGAAGATTGCAAACACACACAGTCCCACCTCCactaacaaaagaaaaaaaaatgatggaaaataaaaatttagactATATCCATTGATATTTTAAGGCAGGTGAACTACATGAATTTGTTACCTTGTTGACAACAGTTTCATTGCATCTGATGCAAAAGTCATGTCTGAAATGTATTTTTCATGGGCATAAAAATTATTGCAACAAGAGCGTGTTCTGATATCCCAAACCTACAACAAGTAAGAGAAAGATATTGAGAAAATACTAATAGTCGACTTTCaagaatcattaaaaaaaatcattttttaaattggtatctaattagttaccaaggttttaaccactaattatttagattctaaatttagtagtaaattagataccaatttagaaactatttatcaataatagaaactaatttaaaaattaataatttttatagtctttaaaatgtttttaatttggttactatatcaattaatatattgatttttattgaatgattttcttatagtaatCTCTAAAAAATCAATATTGCAACTATCTTCAAATAATGAGTGACTTTTAAACAGAAtagcattaaaaataaaattaaaaatatagatgtaagaaataaaataatcaatggTTAAATATTGAAATAAGGAATTGTGAGGAAGGGATTGTAGTGAATATGATAGAAATGAGTGAATATgtatgtaaaatattattaatacctTTATAAAACCATCATCATCTCCTGAGGCAACTGTAAACTCAGTCAAGTTTATCAATCTATTTATTGCTGGAGACGTAGTATATCTCCTATATGGCAACAGAAAccaaataaaaattctaaagcAAATCAGAAGAAATGTGTAGTTGCAGTAAATTTACTCACTCATGAGCATTATCAGTACGAGTAATCGTAATTCCCGTCTCCACATCAGAAGCCTGTATAGAGCAATCTGCAGAAGCCGTCAACAGCACTAGAACACAAATATAACGATAAGCATTTTAAACTCAAACTCATCATCTCAAATCATACACAACATCCAAAATCAAATAAACTGCATTACCACGCCCACAATCGATGAATCGAACAGCCCTGCAAGAATCTCTGTGTGCATTAACTTTCAATTGCctgaaagaaagaataaaaagtaaaataatattaataattgcaTACAACAATCTCACAAAATCAAAAAGTTCAGAATTTACACCTCTTAGGGACAGTATCAGGACTAAAACGGTATCTGCAACACATACATATTcaattcaataattaattatcatgaatgaaaaagatataaataataaaaaatttgttaggTATGAACGAACATACAGGTGAATGTCACCGTTAATTAGAGCCGTGGCGACCAGATTATCTGACGGATGAAAATCAACGTCAAATGGAATTTCTTCCAAATTGATCTCTTCCACAAAATTGATCTCTTCCATACTTAACCTATTTAGCAATACAAAGTAGATTATAGGAACTCAGAAACTTAAACTTTAGATTgtctaaaaaaaaacaaaacaaaaattcaactTTACCTTTTTAAGAAGATCCAAGATCCACACAAGAATAGCAGAATTTGTGAACAGAATGAATAAGGAAAGAGGAGGTTTATAATTGGAAAATGGTTGTTACAAAAACAAGGAAAAATCTTATTGTATGTAATAATACATACTACAAGAATattgtttataaattaaaaaaataaagaaaattttggCTAACTAATAAATAATTTGCATAAAATAAGTTCGTAACattttatattgtatatattttttaaaataaagttgtatatgatataattaaattatatttcctttcaattattttaaaaggtataTGTATCGTTAtaacttattaatatttttctttaagttCAATTAAATATCAAAAAGGCAAATCACTTTGTTTACTAATCCCATACatttcatattttgaattaaaaattatttccaattattaataatatcaatttaaatatatatggtGATTGAAGTATATAAAACTTTTTGTTGTGAGCTGAGAATTTTGAAGTATGAACATTGATTATAGATATTCCACTTCCCTCCCTCAATAAGGAATATCCCATTTTCTTCAATTCCAATGCTTCTCCACCatcttcaaaaaaaatttatgttggACAAATAAACAAGCATCATAACACAAGCAAATAGTCATAGTAATAtcacaaaaattaatattatgtaATAACTATTATAATAGAGGGAAACATGAATCATTATATTAGAAGGACATTTGCATTTCTTCCATCCCCACATTCCTGAGCTATGTGCAACAAAGAATGAACTTTATTATAATGACAATGAAGCTGTATTATAACATTAAACAAGGGTCTGTTAAGTTCATTCATGGCTTGAAATTGTTGTTCTTTGTCAGGTATTTGGATGTTGCCCTGCTTCAACAGCAAGAACCACTTCAGAATCAAGATATGGAAATTCAATGAGCCTACAAAggaaactgattttttttatgagaagtgttacgaagtggactttaagcctaacttaaccccataaaactggctcatagggttgaggtttgcacccacttatatacaataaaaggctctaatctctagtcgatgtgggatctccaacaagaaGATAAGAACACAATCTGAACACCCATCAATTCACAGCTATTCAAAACAAGATGGTAAGGTTAAGTGATGAAAAACTATAGACTACTCACCTAATGAAGAAATAGCTGAAAACACTAAAAATTGGTGTTTGCTTTGAGTTTACTGATTTTGATGATCTGTCTCAATTATGATTAACCAAGTTGTATGGTCCAAATTAAACAAAGAGTAGAGATGAAtcattgttggagatcccacatcgactagagataaggacaattcattgtatataaatggatgcaaacctcaaccttatgagccagttttatgggattgagttagacttaaagtccacttcgtaataatcATCAATATACCCTTGTATTTGATCACCTCTATAACCATGCATCTTAAGTTCTGTAACCATCATCTATTCGAGGTGTCTGGGGAATAATCTCGGTATATTCAATTTCTCACTTTACTTTgcgtgttttaattttttactttattttaataatttaattattataataactaattatattttattttttaaaaatttatttaataaatgttttgTAATAAAAACTTTATCATGCGAGATCAAATGTCttgtagaaagaaaaaaatcctTATTTTCAAGAGGATCTCTTTTCTCTGCTAAGCTATTTCTGAGACGACGATGACGAAGTCTCTTTATCTTTGTTAGCTTTATAGTTAGCTTTGATAGCTTTATCAATTGCCTCTACTAAAACCCTTCTATTCATCACCCTTTTACATTTATCAACCCTCCTTTCATTAATTCTCTGCAACATCCATGAAGCCAGATCGGGAGCCGAAGCGGGAATGGTGCGAGTCGAAGCCAGAGCCGAGGTGAGAGCCGATGCGAGAGATGAGGCAAGAGACGAGGTAAGAGCCGAGGTGAGAGCCGAGGTGAGAGTAGAAGAGACGAGAGCCGAAGTAAGAGCCGAAGCCAGAGCCGAGGCCAAAACGAGAACCGAAGCCGATATATCTTTCATAGCTGATTTATCTTTGTTACCtcttttagctttgtatattgaCTCCGTTAAAATCCTTCTATTAATCACCCTTTTACTAATGTTCGGCAACATCCTTGAACTCTCTTTATCCTTGTTAGCTTCATTGTTAGCTGCGGAACCAAAACTTGGGACGGGATCGGAAGCAGAATCAGAATCGACGGAACCAGCAGAAGCAGACTGTGACTGTGAGTCAACTATTGGTTGGATGACTACCAAactggaaaaataaaataacaccAATATAAATGAAACAGAAACAAAATTTAAGTAAAATTCAAAGAAGAGGTATAATGCTCACTCCAACAACAAAAGACTCACTTGATAATCCCATTATCTGATCCTCcagtaataattatattttcatcaagctaaaaataagatcaaagaaagtttattacaaaatcttagaatgataaataaaaatatactgaAGCTGAAATAACTAAGTTATGTTGTTGATTCACCTTCAACATTGTATCAATAGAGTTGTTCATGTACATGGAGAGACCAGCGTCACTGCAATTGAAACCAATTAGTTAGAATATTAATTGAAGATGAATAACAATCCAACTAATGTCACTCAGCTTCTCCTCCAAAAACAACATTTTAATCATCTAATTCTGATACATTCCACGTCATGTACCTAAAATTCTTGAAGCATCCCCATGAATACAGAATGATTCCATTTTGTAATCTGCACACAAATTTCCTACCATTCTGGTCACCCCAGTCAAAAGATGTAAACATCAGTCATGTGATCATTTTAGAATTTGAGTGTCAAACACATTCAATACAAATAAAGACATTGAATACGAACATGTTGGATATGCTGTACTAACATTATAAATTGATAACAATTAAATTTCTTCAAGATATTTAGCCAAATTATAAAAGTGAGGAtagaaacaagaaaaaaatgctttcaaaagcAAGACAAAACTATTCTCCTAGTAAACAAGAATACAAGCATATAAAATGTATtcattaaaatacttttttaataacACTTATTccagaaatatttaaaaaattcttaCAAAAGTATAAAAATTCACTGCAAGTTCATGGGTCTTGACTTTGATACCTTCATTAAAACAACAGACAACAACCCAGACATTTCAGATCGAGATTGCACCTTTAAAAAAGTTATGAAGAGCAGTTAAAATTCATGAAATAAATAGAGAAGTAATCCTTTAAAAGGaaccaaaaaacaaaaac includes:
- the LOC137834687 gene encoding disease resistance protein RPM1-like, whose translation is MADSAVSSVLELLYQLLREEGSLLKGLGNDFSDIKQELESIKAFLKDADRRAGDHEGVKTWVKQLRELSFSIEDVIDEYIMDVAHRVNRHLPWIASLQKIAHHIKTLKSRHQIASEIQDIKSAVQGIKERSERYKFQSSFEDGSTSNSRGAKDFKWGDPRNAAHFIEETEVVGLELPIDELIGCLIKGTDQLSLVSVVGMGGLGKTTLAKQVFNNKKVKGHFHCGSFITVSESYTVRKLLTEMIQNFCKDANEPIPKGLHKMDDETLVTEVRQYLQSKRYLVLFDDVWKEKFSDEIQHALPNNNKGGRIIITTRMMQVAEYFKKSVVVHVHKLQPLSPNKARELFCKKAFRFEPGGEQCPTELEDMSKGIVEKCGGLPLAIVCLGGLLATKAKTMFEWSKVCENLRMELEHNTHLNSLKWILSLSYDDLPHNLRSCMLYFGLYPEDYSISRKRLTRQWMAEGLVKNEEIRPMEDVAEDYLTQLIGRSLVQVSRVGFDGKVKTCQIHDLLREVIIRKMNELSFCHLMHEDDELDSVGITRRFSIATCSNNVLRKTSNLGIRAIYVFTRSELPEDFVGRLSAKFKLLKVLDFERTLLNHVPNNLGNLFHLRYLNLSHTKVEVLPRSIGKLLNLETLDLRQTQVQVLPREIKNLTKLRLLPVYYRKYEGQYSMLNFTTGVKMEKGIGCLKSLQKLYFLEADHGGLDLMQELKMLKQLRKLGIRRVQTEYSNALSSAIGEMSHLESLNVSAKTKDEIIDLNFASTPPPYLQVLNLKARVTKLPDWIPKLKYLVKLRLGLSNLEGDPLDSLQDLPNLLRLNMWDDAYVGESLHFRGGGFPRLKEVDLTRLSRLSSLSIDEGALLGLEHFRFKDNPQMKVVPHGLKHLKNLQFLGFADMPPELVESIDPEKGGQDYSVIKHIPLVLIRQNVGPKFHDYELRPIPTLATV
- the LOC137834690 gene encoding WD repeat-containing protein 55-like; protein product: MEEINFVEEINLEEIPFDVDFHPSDNLVATALINGDIHLYRFSPDTVPKRQLKVNAHRDSCRAVRFIDCGRVLLTASADCSIQASDVETGITITRTDNAHERYTTSPAINRLINLTEFTVASGDDDGFIKVWDIRTRSCCNNFYAHEKYISDMTFASDAMKLLSTSGGGTVCVCNLRTSTVQDLAECYELSSVVLMQNGRKVMCGSSRGIFQYLWECFKDSSSTAGRTWEEMNHPVHAMLKLDEDTIITGSENGIINLVGIFPNFVVHPIAEHSGYLVECLAFSHDRKFLGSIAYDKRLKLWDLDSILPVKRFIQRCTQEFVSENHAVNPP